One genomic segment of Verrucomicrobiia bacterium includes these proteins:
- the infA gene encoding translation initiation factor IF-1: protein MKEEHIEVEGRVQTVLPGTMFRVELDNKHLVLATICGKMRKRWVRLTVGDRVKMEMSPYDLEKARIVWRLR from the coding sequence ATGAAAGAAGAACACATCGAAGTGGAGGGACGCGTTCAAACCGTCCTGCCCGGGACCATGTTCCGGGTCGAACTGGACAACAAGCATCTCGTGCTGGCCACCATCTGCGGCAAAATGCGCAAGCGCTGGGTGCGACTGACCGTGGGGGACCGCGTCAAAATGGAAATGTCGCCTTACGACCTGGAGAAGGCGCGCATCGTCTGGCGGCTGCGCTGA
- a CDS encoding RNA-binding protein, translating into MSNKLFVGNLSFNTTENDLQDAFAAFGTVTEANLMMDRMTGRPRGFGFITMSSADEAQKAIEGLHGQDLGGRALTVNVAKPREERAGGPRREFSGERRNRY; encoded by the coding sequence ATGAGTAATAAATTGTTTGTGGGTAATCTTTCCTTCAACACCACCGAAAACGACTTGCAGGACGCCTTTGCCGCGTTTGGCACGGTCACCGAAGCGAATCTGATGATGGATCGCATGACCGGCCGTCCGCGCGGGTTTGGTTTCATCACCATGAGCTCCGCCGACGAGGCCCAAAAAGCCATCGAAGGACTGCATGGCCAGGATCTCGGCGGCCGGGCCTTGACCGTCAACGTTGCCAAGCCGCGCGAAGAACGCGCCGGCGGACCGCGGCGTGAATTCAGCGGCGAACGCCGCAACCGCTACTAA